GTAACTGTTGAAATGTGTAAAAACTCCATCTCTCTCGaccaaacgcagatttgaatgtaGTGCATTGAAGGATTatgttgagtgtgtgtttgaaatgAGATCAagatcttttattatttaattgtgcgTCTATACACTAAATGCAATAATGAAGGCTAAACTAGTAgtaacagaaaacacctttaataatctaataaaagcCTTTGGATGCCTCCACAGCTACTTctgtcattattatattttacaggaaagccaaaatgctttcaaacATGATTTAAATGACATGGGGGTTCCGAACTGTTTGTTGTAAAATGTACAGACCAAACATCAACCATGATCCGTTACACCGCTATTGTATATAATCACTTACCGATTATCTTATAATAATGAATATGCTGACTGTATAGTAGTATATTTCTTTAGGTGAGTAGTGTAGTTTAAAAGGTAGTTCTGTGAGATGatatttctctctttctctccaatTTTAGTCCATTTTGGGGAGTGCGCGCAGTCCTTGGTCTTTCAGCAGGTCCATCTGGTCCACTGGCAACGACTCCACTCTTCACTCCTTCAGTCCTCCTGCATCATCCACCCTCCCTGACCTGGTCAGTCACACTGCACCTCCTACACCTGCGCCAAACGACATGGGCCGCACCTACAACCCCTGGAGTATGGGCTGGTCTCCCTCCCTCAACCGCTGGAACTCTGAGCCCTGGCCAAACAGCCCAGACAACAACAATGGCATCTAAACCACAACTGCCCCAATGAGCTAAAGAAAACGCTGTggtttcttatattattttatttttcctggtttaacagtatgttgtacGCCAAGATCATTTTAATgattggtaaaaaaaacaaacaaaaaaaacttggaATTCTGGTGGTGCAAAGTTCCACTGGAAATCCATTGTTCCAAGTCCCATTTAAAATCCAGACATATTTATTTTAGACTGTCCAAAATTGCCTTAAGTTCAATTTTTAACTGAACGAAAGATTAAAAACATTGGATAAATTCTATTGCCCTTGTAGGGGTGTTTTTCTTTATGGTTTTAGAGATTCCTGTTTTGAGTAATACTGCATTATTTGGAATTAAAGTATGTGGTGcagtattaatgtattaaaatgcaAGATGCAGTGTTACTCACCCTTAAAATAAGCACTTTGCGTAAAACCCCACTCTTACAGTTCTGTTATCTTGGTTTAAGatgatttaatgcatttttaaagcattttctggCCACATTTCTTGGTTGATTTAATGTTCAGAAAGATTCAAGCGGCTGCTAAGACTACGATTACCATTGATTTGAACCCCTCTAAGTCAAAGCCAAATCGTTAAAGCATTGAGAATTAGAGATTTTTTATGTTCTTTTAATTGGCCTTCGCTTAAAGCGAAAAGCTTCATTTGCGGAAATTGGCTTTTTAATTTGAGGGAGCTTAAAGAACTTGAAATATGTTCATCATTTGTCACTTTAAGAGTGAACGTTTGGTCACATTGGTTGAAATAAACATATCAGGCTGGAATACTGACTtctctttttatttctctttCAATAGGTTTCATTCACTCAGATGtgaatgtcatcatttactcactcttgtttTCATCTTCAGAATACAATTGAAGCCATTGCAAAAAATTTTGGCTGAAAaataaatccaattattaaatacAACCAAAAAACGTTCGTTTAAATCAAGCAGTTTAatttaagtctcttttttttgtttacattttaagcatttatcaaatgattcatatatatatatacatattgtgGTGTCTGTGACTATTCAAATAATACTTTGGAATGATAtgagggtgagtgaatgatgatAATTCTTTTAACTGTACTGTATTGTTGTGAGTGACAGATATTTTGATTTGCatgtacagaattattagcccccctttgaatctttttttaagtatttcctaaatgatgtttaacagagcaaggaaattttcacagtatgtctgataatatttttttcttctggagaaagtcttatttgttttatttcggctagaataaacgcagtttttaattttttaaaggccattttaaggtcaaaattattagcccctttaagctatatattttttgatagtcaacagaacaaatcatcaatatacaataacttgcctaattaccctaacctgcctagttaacctaattaagcctttaaatgtcaccttaagctgtatagaagtgtcttgaaaaatatctagtcaaatattatttactgtcatcatggcaaagataaaataaatcagttattagaaatgagttattaaagctattatgtttagaaatgtgttgaaaaaaatcctctctccgttaaacagaaattctgcAAAgagtaaacaggggggctaataattctgacttcaactgtgtattcgTCTCCAAAAACAAGCAAGTTCCATTGACTTGCTTCATATGAACCAACAAAGATggcagtttcagctaaaaacctTTAATGTTTTACAGAATTGTTAGCACATTAACAgcaagttttcattttcagcGGACATCTGAAGATCGAAATATTGGAATACAAAAGCACAGCAATGAGCTTTATTTCTATGCTATTTGAAAAGAAGCATTGAGCATCGAGCTGAACTTTTTAAGGTCACACGTCCTCATCACAAAAGCAAGATGGCCTTTCTTAAGTGTATTGGCTGCGTCCACAATCATCATGCCTCGTCCCAGTTCACCCCGTACCTCCACACGTACAGCACACCGTAAACTCTCTGTGATCACACTGCTGTCCAGACAGGCTGCCACGGCGAAGGCATCATAGGGGACAAACCCTTGCCCGAAGAGCACGTCCTTGTTGTTGCTGGAGTTAAAATCTCTTGAATAGGCCCAGCACTTGGACGTGATCTTCTTTATGAATTGAGCAACTGATGTTTTCTGATTAACCAGTTCCTCAAAATACTCCTGGAAAAATACGAAGCTCAAAATTTAGATGGTGTGTTCACATTTGAATAGATTTTTCCCATGATGGATGGCTCTTACCCAAGATAGTTTGTTTCTGCAAGTAAACTCCCAGGTTGCGATGTGTGTCGGGCAGGTGTATTCCTCCAAGACTACATAAGCTGATTCAGCATCCATCCTGAAATTAAACTCTGACGATGGCGTCATATTCCCCTTGCCTGGAAGATAAACAGGGGCCAGTTTGCATAGATGAAGCTGTTTGTTAAGAGTTCTGACCTGTGCTTCTTGGCTCTGACTTGGTTTTTACGTAATACATAATCACTAATGAGTACAGAACAGTTTGTTACTCATTCAAGGTGTCCAGTTTTAACAGAGCAGATTGTTTTCTTACCTTCCATGTTACCGCCCATTACATACAGGTCCTTGAGTTTCTGAGGGAGGCCGGGATCTAATCTAACAGCCAAAGCCAAGTTGGTGAGGGGACCAAGAGCTATGAGAGATACCTGTGTGTCAGTGAACAGACAAGTGCATACCATAGTCATCCACAAGAGGGCACAACACAGGAGAAAAGGTCATGTTCATTTCTTTTCAAATGTTCTCCGTCAATGCTTCTCAACCTTTTTTTGATGCGTCTTATTAATATTTACCATCATCACCATTAAACTCTAGAATAAGACATCTATTAAATGCACATGGCAGCATCATAAATATTTCATTCAAACGACAACTTAATCTATTCCGCTATCATCTTAACCCCTGTGAACAAACCTGGACCCCGTCTTCTCTCCTCCTCTTCACCACAACCCTGGCCCGTAGCCAGTGGGGGGTTGGGTGGTTAGAAAGACTCACCTCcccactgacaaagtccagagTTTGGCCACTATATGAGCACATTAGttccatttttgacagtatgccatcattaattgtgaaaataaccaattgAAGAAGGGTTAAGACAAAGGATTAAGACAAATTACAATTTTTCTTATTCAAATttgcaaattctgactgaggaaatgagctggccagtttcttatttgttattttatatgagtagtaagtattacgctgtgaaaagctgaagCATTaacatctaatttgtggatgtgtgtgtaaacgtaacattctgtagtgcgtttagttatgtcacaatgtcataagacattaatataagattagatttaggttgtgatgtcaggtgaccaaaattcaaattcaaagcttctaaggacaaagttattttgatgtctaataatgctgtcaaatgacgttgattttaggttgttttacaaagtgaccaaaatccaatgttgagccaacatcttaaaccaacgtcatattaacgtcaaatactgacatttatttgtccggtatggcaaccaaaatccaacatctgctagacgtcatagtggtaacgtccacacaacattaaGTTGTAACATCATTTGATGTTGATTTAAAGGATGGACGTTGGAGATTCACATCCGCCTGAAGTTGGGCTCTGAtgtcaaacaaaatgcaacgtccccacaacattggggaacaatgtcaatctgatgtcatgttgatgtcctgtgcctgctgggtatttaagGCCATTTCTGTCATAcaataaacatccgtcatcttctcatcagtaacatgcatctaaacagtctctgggtcaatatgTAAAGTGCTTGTAAAggttttggacatcttggacacttttaatgcttccaaacagttattattaatcgcccatgtcttgaggtagttcattatgatgcgatttatcttctatgtgtgatttgattagacaggaatcgcaggtctgatttttctaatccccatagacttgaaaaaaataaagtagtgactgcaggttgaaggatagtagtggagtaaaagtactgatacagcattaaaatgtactcaagggaaagtgaaagtacacatttttaaaactactttgtaaattacaatttctgagaaaaactactcacagtAGTTGGCGTATTTGTAATTTGCTACTTTACATcactgttaataattaatttcaattactttatttttttatactaaaTTTCAACCAGATAAATAATTTTTAGACCACAGTTAATGAAAATGCAAgttaacataataaaatacaaaattttatttcagcttgcaCTGTTAAATCATTTTTAACCCATCGTTGAACCCCTTGGAAGCATGCACAGACCCGTGTGATCGGTCCCAGTCCCCTGCTTGAGAAACACTGATGAAACGATTCCAtagtttttctgtattttcagTAAAGGCTTTATTAATTGTGAAGaatgatatttaataaaatataagataatacattaataaatgtcatatttgataaaatattttctctgtttaaaatgaatacattaaataatgaaaattatgtatttataatatttcttttatatttattatataataacattGTTGAATAGTGAATAGAGTGGAATCTTAGAAGAAAATGCAGTCAAATCTGATTAATAggcttgtaaaataaaataaaagcttctTTAAGGCTTTCCagggtaagaaaaaaaaaacaaaaaaaattattaaaatgcagtTCATCAACtgaaaagcaaaataattttatttataagtgGAAAAAAATGTGCTTAAGAAACGCAAAAACTCGGTTTATTCAGATATTAAgtcaacattttataaatacacaGGGTTATTAAACCGCTAATTTCCTACCTCTCCCGGGTTTTCATTGACAAGTCTTATGAAGGCATGAACCGCGTGCTCTTTCTTTATCTGCCGCTTCCAGTCTTCAGAGTTCTCCAGAACGCCTCCAAGCCCATCTGTGCCAAAGTGATCTTTCAGTGGCAGCTCTGGCCCAAGTAAAGGACTAGCAGCACCTTTGAATACTGGAATCTGATAGGAAACGGTACAAAACATACCATCTTTGTGTTCGTTTCATCTTGGGTTTTGACATTTGCATTTCATTAGGACTGACCTGGGTTTGTTGACAGACTGTCAGGACCCGCATCACATTCTGACACACATTGTCCACATTGGTGTTCCCGAAGCAGCAGGTGATGCCCAAAACCTTCACATTCGGAGCTGCCAGAGCAACTATGATCGCTAGAGCATCATCTATACCACAGTCTGTATCGATTACCAGCAGCTTCTGAGCCATAATTTAATTCTACAAACATCAGTCAGGTAAACACACTTAATCACACACAGCAAGGGATTGGGaagttacagtgctcagcataaacgtgcaccccattttgaaaatgaaccattttatccatttctcagtgaaaaatATGAATTACATAGAAAAATATTTTGGTCAGCAAACatatttaggaatagaaagacatgcatttaaatttaagtgaaatattgcacaaaaaaaagttttttaaaaagaccaaaattacaaaatttcaaataaatttagtatatttttttgttctcttgatttttcatctttatatttttttatttgatattttcccctaacatatacatttgggtgtacacATTTTTGATCTGatatggtaattttttttttttgattgtttccagtattgactaatctaatgtacagtatatgcacacatattattgtaaagcatcctatagaaaatattcatttgaaaGGCAGATCTGTGAGGTGTATGCTTATATCTGCTGAGCGCTCTTCACACATGCAGATTGCTAACCATAGTTAATTTGTTACTAACCATCTCATTTATTGGTCAATACATTTGGACGTAGTTGAGACATCAAGTTAATGTGTTCTAAGAGGTAATGTGTAAtcgtgtttaatgttttttttgaaaaagtaaaaaatgatCATCTGACTATGTACACTCGCCAGCACTTAAAGAAAGTTTatccaaaactgaaaactgtcataatttactctctCTAGCctgtttggttttcttttttctgttaaacacaaaagaagatattttgaaaaatgttgaaaccattgacatcaatactatttttttacagtggatgTCAGTGGATacaggcttccaacattcttcaaaatatcttcttttgtgtttaatagaataaaagaaactcataaaggtttgaaagcacttgagggtaaaaaatttaactttttgggtgaactgtccatttaactATATTAAAATCTTTAAACTTCAGAGCTGCCCATAGTCAATGAAGAGCTGCAGTATTATTATTCCGATATAATGCATGTATAACAGTCGCTGAAAAAATGTTGGCTGCAGATTTGCTTCTGCTGCTGTGTTTAGATACAAGCTCTACAGACCTTGGTTGCACAGTAATTGTGCAGGGTGTCTTAAAGTctttaaatatcttaaatttcaaaaacaaaatgttaaatatatcgTAATTTTACTCTTTccaagtaatatatatatatatatatatatatatatatatatatatatatatatatatatatatatatatatatatatatatatatatatatatatatatatatatatatatatgtgtgataaTAACAACATATCCCTTTACACgattttctatttatataaacCTATTTACAGAAGAGGGAGTAGACATAACATGTATAAATAGagatgaaactttttttttttttttataacaaacgCATTAGATTGAATTGAAGGTTTTTGATTTCATGTCATTttccaaataataaatatacttttaacaatgcaaaacttgtcatttaaaaaaatatatttcttttttttttgtaagttttcTTGACACATTAAAATGTGTGGCTcagaaataactacattttttcccccaaaattcCATTGACCCAATCGTGCGATTAGAAAAAAAAGCCTTGTATAAGTGTAAAATTTCATTCAcaatggtcttaaagtcttacatttgactctatgaaacctgtagaaactctGTTGTGGTACAgtactgttgactttctatcagcttgaacctgCATAAATTACATACTAGTAGATGTTTGTGCTAATGAGTAGTTACATAGGTTAACATAGTTAAGAAGCTGTTGAGTAggttataatatagtatatattattatCTAATAAATAATCATCACAATATATTAATGTGATAATAGCTACAATATACTGTTAACTGGATACTGAATACTGAAACGGTactaacaataattattttaaactaaaatatttaatattttacaaatcgcattttaaaaagttactttataatataaaaatgaatatattgtCCTTTACTGACAAGAGATCAAAGTTCACTTATGTAACTTACGAACAGCTTCTtctttcaagttattttttgtaatatcatAAAAAGTAGTCAAGATATAATAACTTTTAAgaataatttaacttaaaactgtataaatatgaacatttcaaAACTTTGCCAGTCTGTGCTTGATACAATATCATCCAATGTTACTTTCTGCAGGTTAAATCttaaactagaaaaaaaatacttgttataacagtgatttaaaaaaaaaaataaaatatatatatatatatatatatatatatatatatatatatatatatatatatatatatatatatatatatatatatatatatatatatatatatatatatatatatatatatatatatatatgaattgttTCTAGACATTTGTTGCTCACCTACTCCAGTAACGCACCTGCCTAGGGTTTCTTTTCGTTGAGAAGCAGTTCAGTTCACTTTAAAGACAACCACGCTCTACTTCCCCTAAATATTCCAACGACGGAGGTGGAACGCTTTTTAAGATTATCAACGTTTGTAAAACTATTTGCCATAacctttaatattttatataaacatcGTAATATTTACGCTGAAATGCGTTATATATGCTGAAATACTGCGACATATAAACTTCAAGTCAATAAATTATGCATTGACATTTTCTATGCTGAGCTACACCCCTGTCTTTGATAATGGTATAGTCCGTTGAAACACAGCTAGGCAGTCAAACAGAGAGGTCGCGCAGcgcattatatataaaatatttctgcTGAATTTGCAAGGTAAGTGCATGttcatagtttttattattattttaaacgaCTAATTAGGAAGGAGATATATTAGCTTCGTACATTTACGCGTTTTATGTCAAAATAATTATTTCACAGAGACTATTGATGGCTACATTGATGCTGCTTAGCTGTTGATATTCGTTATCTGGATTATTTATATGGTGTGCTCTGTATCCTAGTTCAAACGTCTACTGCGTTAATCTGTAATCTTGTCCTAAAATAATGCCTGACCGTCATCGATTAAGAATGACCTAAATGTTTGTGTTGACGACgatgaggaggatgatgatgatgatgtatgtGAAATTTAAGCATGTGTTACCATCAGCTTTAGTCTATTGAAATGATGAAGCTGCAAGCTGCTGTCAGTCTCAGATGATGCTTGCCCATTATTTTCATCCAGTTTTTCTTCGATAGCAATTTGACCTGCTTTAAGACCATATAATCATCAGTAATCATGGTGATGAAGTCAACAGTGTCATACCACACCTTAGTTGACAAAAAAACGCCTTTCTTTATTTTGCTTGTTATATTTGTTTACATGTCCGTGACTGTAGTACTTATGTTGCAGTTCAGATGTAGAGTTCAGAGacgttttaaaatattaatcGTATTTACGAATCAGTGTGACATGTTCTGTAAAGAAAACCACAGAGAAAAAACAGGCAAGAGAAACAGGGAACCTTAatgactgacaaaaaaaaaacaaaaaaaaaaacatttatgtacTTAATTTGCAGAGATGCACTGACTTATAATATCGcctataaaatgcttttttttttttaactttcagttaacaaaaattaCTAGTTTGTCAAAGATAAAGCAAGTTCATTAGCAttgatatatttagtttttagatGAGTAAAGACCATTTCAGACCAAGTGAGACCATTTTACTCTGAAACGacttaaaatagaataaattttATTTGCAAATCTGTGTGTAGtgaattatgtatttttataattattttataacaatttttGGGGGGggttcacctttaatggataggaaagTGTAGAATATTGACAGGAAaatatggggagcagagagaggggaagggatTGGcacaggaccacgaggcgggaatcaaactcgggtcgccgcgagcaccagagtgcatgtgtcgacgcactaaccactggtGCCgacttgtttattattttaaattgtgtcaCTTGTTCTTTTATTACATTGTCTTATTgctattttaacattacactgtaattttaTAGTTCTGTTTTATTCCTTA
Above is a window of Danio aesculapii chromosome 6, fDanAes4.1, whole genome shotgun sequence DNA encoding:
- the si:ch211-201h21.5 gene encoding uncharacterized protein si:ch211-201h21.5, whose product is MAQKLLVIDTDCGIDDALAIIVALAAPNVKVLGITCCFGNTNVDNVCQNVMRVLTVCQQTQIPVFKGAASPLLGPELPLKDHFGTDGLGGVLENSEDWKRQIKKEHAVHAFIRLVNENPGEVSLIALGPLTNLALAVRLDPGLPQKLKDLYVMGGNMEGKGNMTPSSEFNFRMDAESAYVVLEEYTCPTHIATWEFTCRNKLSWEYFEELVNQKTSVAQFIKKITSKCWAYSRDFNSSNNKDVLFGQGFVPYDAFAVAACLDSSVITESLRCAVRVEVRGELGRGMMIVDAANTLKKGHLAFVMRTCDLKKFSSMLNASFQIA